In Juglans microcarpa x Juglans regia isolate MS1-56 unplaced genomic scaffold, Jm3101_v1.0 JmScfU0037, whole genome shotgun sequence, one DNA window encodes the following:
- the LOC121245498 gene encoding scoulerine-9-O-methyltransferase 1-like has product MEVQADGDHFISSQLGGLAGTQMALRAAIELKVFNIIADAGPDAHLSAAEIISKIPTKDPSSAAWTLERVLRVLGGNSILSIISRKPSGNNGEHGRHEWTYGLTKKSRRLASSSSTTDELLAILQGLWSELFDYMGEKPRLRQLFDEFMEVSGKLQFEDVFKLYGGFKDLKELMDVGGGIGTTLAKITSTYPHVRGLNFDLPHVIDAAPKLPGVKHVAGDMFKWIPNAQTILLQCILHNWDDEHCKKLLRNCWEALPQEGKVIIVEMAISEELENNVEAKDVLMEDFFMMLLTNGGKKRTLAEFKDLGNAVGFTKVDIFQCLIGQFML; this is encoded by the exons ATGGAAGTCCAAGCAGATGGAGACCATTTCATAAGCTCGCAGTTGGGAGGCTTGGCAGGCACCCAAATGGCTCTAAGAGCTGCAATTGAGCTGAAAGTGTTCAATATAATCGCAGATGCAGGGCCTGATGCTCATCTTTCTGCAGCAGAGATAATTTCAAAGATCCCAACAAAAGATCCAAGTTCTGCAGCATGGACTTTGGAGAGGGTGCTAAGAGTTCTTGGTGGAAACTCCATCTTATCAATAATATCTCGGAAGCCGTCAGGAAATAATGGAGAACATGGACGCCATGAATGGACCTATGGCCTGACAAAGAAAAGCCGACGCTTAGCGAGTAGCAGTAGTACCACCGACGAGCTG CTCGCCATTCTACAAGGCCTATGGAGTGAACTTTTTGACTACATGGGAGAGAAGCCAAGATTGAGACAACTGTTCGATGAGTTTATGGAAGTTAGCGGTAAATTACAGTTTGAGGATGTGTTCAAGTTGTACGGTGGCTTCAAAGATTTGAAGGAGTTGATGGATGTGGGGGGCGGCATTGGAACCACTCTTGCAAAGATAACCTCTACGTATCCACACGTTCGGGGATTGAACTTTGATCTGCCCCATGTAATTGATGCTGCTCCCAAGCTCCCAG GTGTAAAGCATGTGGCTGGAGATATGTTCAAATGGAtcccaaatgcccaaacaatTTTATTGCAG TGTATACTCCATAACTGGGATGATGAGCATTGCAAGAAGTTGTTGAGAAATTGTTGGGAAGCATTACCACAAGAGGGAAAGGTGATAATCGTGGAAATGGCAATCTCTGAAGAATTGGAAAACAATGTCGAGGCAAAGGACGTTCTAATGGAAGACTTCTTTATGATGCTCCTGACAAATGGAGGTAAAAAGCGAACACTAGCAGAATTCAAGGATCTGGGCAATGCTGTAGGGTTTACTAAAGTGGACATCTTCCAATGCCTCATTGGTCAGTTCATGTTATAG